TAATGTTTTAGAACTTCAAAAAATGATTAGGTCAATTCCAAAGGCTGTGATAGCAATGGTTGCAGGATGGTCAATAGGTGGTGGACATGTTTTACATCTTATGTGCGATCTTACAATTGCTGCACAAAATGCAAAATTTGGACAAACAGGACCAAAGGTTGGTAGCTTTGACGGTGGATTTGGTGCTTCGTATCTTGCACGAATAGTAGGACAAAAAAAAGCAAGGGAAATTTGGTTTTTATGTGATCAGTACAATGCCGAAGAAGCACTTGATATGGGTTTGATAAA
This genomic window from Bacteroidota bacterium contains:
- a CDS encoding enoyl-CoA hydratase-related protein, translated to MASNFDWKTIKEYSDIKFSYYQGIAKISINRIEKHNAFTPLTVDEMIDAMRICWQEPKYEVIIFTGEGDKAFCSGGDQSVRKDGGYVSKDGVPRLNVLELQKMIRSIPKAVIAMVAGWSIGGGHVLHLMCDLTIAAQNAKFGQTGPKVGSFDGGFGASYLARIVGQKKAREIWFLCDQYNAEEALDMGLI